A window of Centroberyx gerrardi isolate f3 chromosome 19, fCenGer3.hap1.cur.20231027, whole genome shotgun sequence genomic DNA:
CAATGTTCTCGTCACTTAGCAGGTAAGTTGACTAACAGGCTAGAGTCGGGTACCATTTCCTGACAGTGGCAGCTACTGCAGCTGGTCGTTACGCACAGCCCACTTTAATAGCTCACTATGCAGCCGATGTATCTTAGAACACGATCAGTAGACTGCACTTTGGGACAACTTACGTAAGAACGAGCTCCACAGTCTGTAACTGAGAACTTGAAGAGGGCCAACTTGTCATTAGCCATGACTGGTTTACAGCTCGGGTGCCCTGGAACAACAAGCTTGGTGGGGTCCACAGGGATGGATGCAGAGTCATGGCGAATGGCAAAGATGAACTGTTTATCTGCAGTGCActctattttaaaaaaagaaacaaaaaacaaatagaggCACAGACATTAATACTAGTCTTGAATAGATGTCTTTTGCCCAATATGAAGCACATAAGTTTTAAAATAGGATGGCGAAGACAAAAGAGAACCATTTCATCCCCCACTGCACCAAAACAGAAGTTTTACCATCTACTGGGTAGTAGCAGGCAGATGTAGAAGAATCCACACAGCAACCCATCTTTTCACAGTCTGAGGAGGATATTCCTGTTTGGCCACAAGTCACCTGCTCCGCTTTAGGGAGATCGCAATCTGAAATGAAGACATGTCAAGGAGTTGTCAATTTTGCCCCAATAAGGATTGAGAGAAGATGGTTTAGTGTGATCTCAGAGATCAGTTAAACCAGTGTCTTGTCTACACCAACTCCACATTGTATCAAGTTTCTTGCCTTTAGTCTTTGAAAGACTAATCTAGTCACCCATGTGTGATTTTCTCCCTTACAGCTGTAGAAAAATCATGTGCCATTTGTTAGTCAAGTATGTTGCAATATCCTACTTTAGGACCTGACATAAGCTATACCCAACGACCAGCACATTTCAGGACTATTCTCCAATCCATTTTACTACAACAATCACTTTGCACTCACTTTGTGCGTTTGGTGCAACAGCTGGGTTAGCACACGTGGAAGTGCGCACCTGTGGGCCCCTGGAACGAGGGAGCTGTAGATCGGAATCCAACTTCACACTTGCCTCACAAGATGCAGTAGCAATGTCTGCCTGACCAAGCTCATTGACGTACAACAGTTGCAGCGTGTAGTGGTCAGTCTGTAACATGAACTACTTTAGATTGCACTCAATGCAAGGAGCACAAGCTAGTATTAAACAAACCTTACAAAAGTAGAAAATTCAGATGTATCAAGGCTTAGCAGCTGGAACCAATAAATGAAAAGCCACCTCTGCCTACATTTATCCGTTAAACTGTCAAGATGTGCAAGTTAAGTGAAGCTGCTTTTCAGTAACCTACTTGTCGTTTGACGTGGCACCCCGAGAAAGGTACAGTCACTGTGTTATAGAGCAGGTTCACATCATAGCCACAAGACTCTGGAGCATCCAGGACAGACAGCAGGGCCTTGGAGCCTGTGGAAGGGAAAGGAAATCCTAGTAAGTTGATGCCCTCAAAGCAATTTTGCCAGACTACACCGACTTCAATCCAAGTAGAGCAAAAACCAAGAACTCACCCAAAACTTGGACTTCACTTAATTGACCCGATAGCAGGGTAATTTGGAATTCAGATTCACTGCAAAGAACTTCTAGCCCCCTTGCATTGGTCACGTCGGCCCATTTCTTCTGAGTGGCATCTACGTACTCCACATGGAACCCATGGTCAGCAAGAGGATCAGAGTCGGTGGTGGTATCTTCAACTTCAGCAACTACACCTTCACCATCACTGTAATCACTGCCGTCATCTATAGCGGAGAGTGGTAGTGAAGGCACCAATTTTACAGGCAACAGTAATGATGGTAAAACTTAACCAACGTCTAATTTTATACAAATTAGTCTCATCACAAATAACCCACTACAAATACCCATCTGGGCCTGAAACGGTCCTATGTGACGAGTGTGTTTTGACTTGAGTTTTCATGATATGTAAACACAACTGAAAGATTTAATAGGTCATTGTGAAGTGATATTTCAAAGACTCTCTGGTGTGCATTTCATAGTATTGACTTTAAGTCACTTTAGGACAGGTGAGACACAAAAGTGGTACTTTGCGTCTTACAGTGAGCATTTTATTGCAGGGGAAATTAAGGATTAAAACTGGTGTTGGTGCATGGTTTGGTtaatgttaaatatttaaaaaaaaaaaaaaagttactagCAGCTACaggtctagattaaaaacactAGGCCCACATCCACAGATTAAAGGAACATATGCCTTactctatttctctttttaagCATGAGTTAGTATAGAAGTGTTTGATGTATAATGATAGTAGGCTATATGTAACAAAAAAAGTACTATCAAGCTCATGCAGTCGAAGATGGGGGTCttgaacgaaaaaaaaaaaaaaaaaaaaaaaaaaaaaaaaaaaacacacatacaccacacccATAAATAAATGAGCATGTCTTTCGTAAATATAATCTGCTAGTAGTTTACCTGATAACGACCAACTGGAGATCATAgttcacattcctttaaaattaTCCACTGAAGCACTTCTCAAAACCTAGAAATAGTGCTCAACTTACTCCACTGCCCGGTCTGGTAAAAACGCTCCATTTGGGTTTGGTTCACATTCCACCACGGCCCGCTAGAGACCCTCTCCCATCCCCGGACCGAGACCAGCAGAGTCCCAGTGAGGAGCAGCAGCCCGACTCTGTGCCCAGCCATGGATCCTGTGATGCCCCTCAGACACAAGCCAGTATGAGGACACGCCGCCCTGCGAGATACATGAAGTGGTTTTGGTTTAATTGATGGCAGCTGGCAGCTAATTGGCACTTTGCCCTTCAAATTCTCACGTGGAGGAAAACCACCTGACAGCTGTAGCCTAATGGGTACAGGCTATCACATCCCATACTGCAAAAAAGATATTGCACATATCAATACGTTTAAAGATATGTTTCAAAAATATACACgaattggcaaaaaaaaaaaaaaaattttggaAAGACGTATCCCGGTATATTATTGACAACATTGACTCTGACTTTTCTCTTTACTGGGAAAATGTACTGTTTGGTATCTacaataacaatagtaataaaCTTAAAGAATTATATATAATCAATTTGATGATTATTTTAGCAAAATTTCATATTCATAAATCCAAATTTAGCCATtctaaacctttatttatagtatttgaaaatgaaaccaaACAGTACATTAAAACCATTtttaactaaaaaaaataagaaagctGCAAAAACCATCTATTTGTGTTCTTTGTTTAATGTTTTCACTTAGAAGATTCCCCCTGGCTctgatgttgttttgtctgtattaATGACTTGTTTGTATGTGATTTCTATTGTCAATAaagatgtcaaaaaaacaaaaaaaacaagtcttcagtcttccggtttggccgtttagccttcaagaTAAAAGCGCGAGATTTGaaaatagaaatactgttttaaaccaattactttgtatttcgtctcgtcaaattcaataagtgagcacccatattaatgtttgatgtcataataataatgaaaaatgccataaaatgtgccatttttaactataaacactgcgtgtattacactgtgcagaatacatacagaacagagactaaagtggacatcaaacattaatatgggtgctttCACTTTGTGGTTTGAAGCAAACATGAAGATCAGAAGAGCATCTTGAATTTTATCTTAATACagcaatttctctc
This region includes:
- the LOC139921337 gene encoding zona pellucida sperm-binding protein 4-like, yielding MAGHRVGLLLLTGTLLVSVRGWERVSSGPWWNVNQTQMERFYQTGQWNDGSDYSDGEGVVAEVEDTTTDSDPLADHGFHVEYVDATQKKWADVTNARGLEVLCSESEFQITLLSGQLSEVQVLGSKALLSVLDAPESCGYDVNLLYNTVTVPFSGCHVKRQLPRSRGPQVRTSTCANPAVAPNAQNCDLPKAEQVTCGQTGISSSDCEKMGCCVDSSTSACYYPVDECTADKQFIFAIRHDSASIPVDPTKLVVPGHPSCKPVMANDKLALFKFSVTDCGARSYEVGETKIYLVEVQAVVEALNLKYGVITRNDPLRFMIECRYAKNGNQQSLASVGYMVKSPSSSVPSKVVSNGLFGVELRIAEDQTYSTYLPTYHQPLKLLLGKPVYLEVRLKSPKPDAAVLVNYCLAYPRSAKNALVLIYEGCANPNDPNVSILKVSDLPTNRHQRRFVVKAFQFMDQQTNKYLDEEIYFMCSTEVCRVTEKTCRERCFDGKML